A stretch of Triticum aestivum cultivar Chinese Spring chromosome 1D, IWGSC CS RefSeq v2.1, whole genome shotgun sequence DNA encodes these proteins:
- the LOC123169926 gene encoding G-type lectin S-receptor-like serine/threonine-protein kinase At2g19130: protein MAAGALPLGAFVVLLCVGVVRAADADIVAAGRPLSGDQKLVSPGGKFALGLFHPDGAADGSWYVGIWYHKISVHTPVWVANRETPVSNTSRLAIAPDGNLALFDGAGSIVWSTNASTSGVANASDTVAVLLDSGNLVLAPASNASAVLWQSFDHITDTWLPGGKLRRDKRTGAIQAMASWRARGDPAPGMYALQFDPSGAKQYLLLWNGTRVYWATGNWTGKYFTGAPEVAASSGGSGYSFNFVDNDDESYFTYNFAVNSTVYRFVMDVSGQVKGWFWVEATQGWNLVYAEPKARCAVPRGCGAFGVCTEGSSTACDCARGFNPQSPTSWGLGDYIGGCVRNTQLQCSKNSSGPSDGLKNVEQDKFLRIDGMRLPDDGRMAGAATSGDCQRACLGNCTCSAYAYNGSCFLWHNDLFNLQNGVLDDQAGAGSLYLRLAASELPGARSHVWRDIKVATVALGVTCFVIAAAILLVCTIRGTMKRRRATRLNGLAVGDACVSYKYSDLQFLTKNFTDKIGAGAFGSVFKGQFSDNTVVAVKKLEGLRQGEKQFRAEVSTLGTIQHVNLIRMLGFCSDGGDRKLLVYDYMPNGSLDRHLFRKTFYVLSWQVRYQVTLGVAKGLAYLHDKCRDCIIHCDVKPENILLDASFGPKVADFGLAKLVGRDFSRVLTTMRGTVGYLAPEWISGEAITAKADVFSYGMMLFEIVSGRRNIEQGERRSVVSAAADAEEHPTTTFFPLLVARKLAEGDVMTLLDPELEGDANAEEMRRVCKVACWCIQRDVDTRPAMGEVVQVLEGLTDLEMPPVPQYLEVLIGRPVHGTAYHSDSAEQLEAPAGRPVHETVYHSTEQFFRS from the exons ATGGCAGCTGGCGCGCTTCCTCTGGGCGCGTTCGTCGTGCTGCTCTGCGTGGGCGTCGTGCGCGCGGCGGACGCGGACATCGTCGCGGCTGGCCGTCCGCTCTCCGGCGACCAGAAGCTGGTCTCTCCCGGCGGCAAGTTCGCCTTGGGACTCTTCCACCCAG ACGGAGCAGCCGACGGCAGCTGGTACGTCGGGATCTGGTACCACAAGATCTCGGTGCACACGCCGGTCTGGGTGGCCAACCGCGAGACGCCTGTCTCCAACACGTCGCGGCTCGCCATCGCGCCAGACGGCAACCTCGCACTGTTTGACGGCGCCGGCTCGATCGTCTGGTCCACGAACGCCAGCACCAGCGGCGTCGCCAATGCCAGTGACACGGTCGCCGTTCTCCTCGACTCCGGAAACCTCGTGCTCGCGCCGGCGTCCAACGCCTCCGCGGTGCTGTGGCAGAGCTTCGACCACATCACGGACACGTGGCTTCCAGGCGGGAAGCTCAGGCGCGACAAGCGCACCGGCGCCATCCAGGCTATGGCCTCGTGGAGGGCGCGCGGCGACCCCGCGCCGGGGATGTACGCCCTCCAGTTCGACCCGTCCGGGGCGAAGCAGTACTTGCTGCTGTGGAATGGCACCCGTGTGTACTGGGCCACCGGCAACTGGACAGGCAAGTACTTTACCGGCGCGCCGGAGGTCGCCGCGTCGAGCGGCGGCTCCGGGTATAGCTTCAACTTCGTGGACAACGACGACGAGAGCTACTTCACGTATAACTTCGCCGTGAACTCGACGGTGTACCGGTTCGTCATGGACGTGTCGGGGCAGGTCAAGGGGTGGTTCTGGGTGGAGGCCACGCAGGGATGGAACCTGGTCTATGCCGAGCCCAAGGCACGGTGCGCCGTGCCTCGCGGCTGCGGCGCGTTCGGCGTGTGTACCGAGGGCTCGTCCACGGCGTgcgactgcgcccggggattcaaCCCGCAAAGTCCGACGAGCTGGGGCCTCGGCGACTACATCGGCGGTTGCGTGCGCAACACCCAGCTTCAGTGCAGTAAGAACAGCAGTGGCCCGTCGGACGGCTTGAAGAACGTGGAGCAGGACAAGTTCCTCCGCATCGACGGCATGAGGCTCCCTGACGATGGCCGAATGGCGGGAGCTGCAACCTCCGGCGACTGCCAACGCGCGTGTCTAGGGAACTGCACATGCTCCGCCTACGCGTACAACGGCAGCTGCTTCTTGTGGCACAACGATCTGTTCAACTTACAGAACGGTGTTCTCGACGACCAGGCCGGCGCCGGGAGCCTGTACCTCCGTCTCGCTGCGTCGGAGCTCCCAGGCGCGCGAAGCCACGTATGGAGGGACATCAAGGTCGCCACCGTGGCACTCGGCGTGACGTGCTTCGTGATCGCCGCAGCCATTCTTCTCGTTTGTACGATAAGAGGTACGATGAAGAGGAGAAGAGCAACGAGACTCAACGGTCTCGCCGTCGGCGATGCCTGTGTGAGCTACAAGTACAGCGACCTGCAGTTTCTGACCAAGAACTTCACCGACAAGATCGGCGCCGGCGCCTTTGGGTCGGTGTTCAAGGGCCAGTTCTCCGACAACACCGTCGTGGCCGTCAAGAAGCTGGAGGGGCTCCGGCAAGGCGAGAAACAGTTCCGCGCGGAGGTGAGCACGCTGGGCACCATCCAGCACGTCAACCTGATCCGCATGCTCGGCTTCTGCTCTGACGGCGGCGACCGGAAGCTGCTGGTCTACGATTACATGCCCAACGGCTCGCTCGACCGGCACCTGTTCCGCAAGACGTTCTACGTCCTCAGCTGGCAGGTGCGGTACCAGGTCACGCTCGGCGTCGCCAAGGGGCTGGCCTACCTCCACGACAAGTGCCGGGACTGCATCATCCACTGCGACGTGAAGCCCGAGAATATCCTCCTCGACGCCTCCTTCGGCCCCAAGGTGGCGGACTTCGGGCTCGCCAAGCTCGTCGGCCGGGACTTTAGCCGGGTGCTCACCACCATGCGCGGCACCGTGGGGTACCTGGCGCCGGAGTGGATCAGCGGCGAGGCCATCACGGCCAAGGCAGACGTGTTTAGCTACGGGATGATGCTCTTCGAGATCGTGTCCGGGAGGCGGAACATCGAGCAAGGGGAGAGGCGGTCCGTGGTGTCGGCGGCGGCAGACGCGGAGGAGCACCCGACGACGACCTTCTTCCCGTTGCTGGTCGCGAGGAAGCTGGCGGAGGGGGACGTGATGACGTTGCTGGATCCCGAGCTGGAAGGCGACGCGAACGCCGAGGAGATGAGGAGGGTGTGCAAGGTCGCCTGCTGGTGCATCCAGCGGGACGTCGACACCCGGCCGGCGATGGGGGAAGTGGTGCAGGTGCTAGAGGGGCTGACGGACTTGGAGATGCCACCGGTGCCTCAGTACCTTGAAGTACTCATAGGACGGCCGGTACACGGGACGGCGTACCATAGCGATAGCGCGGAGCAGCTTGAAGCGCCCGCGGGACGGCCGGTACACGAAACAGTGTACCATAGCACAGAGCAGTTTTTCCGTTCGTAG